The nucleotide sequence GAATATATTTACCAGGATACGTTTCATAAAAGTCTACATAGCCTCTTGTGTACAAAAAATGTCTTTGCTTATCAAGACTAAGCATGGTTCCTCTAAATGGGGGATAGCCCCCTTCACGATAAAGTCTTAAATTAGTTGGCATTATTGTGACCAAGTCCAGCGAATTTATATTCATCTTATCTGCAACTCTTTGAAAACCCTGAACTTCTTCTTCTGAATAATTTGAACTTTTATGGATAACTAACCTTTGTGGATAAATTTTTACTGCTTCATAATACTCCTTTAAAGAACTATAGAGTAAATCAAATGCCTGTTTCTCTGTCAAGTGAGGTTGCTTATCTTTTTTACTTTCTTTTACTGGAGTTCCTCTAAGAATTACTCCATTTCCTTGTTCATTGAATATTTGGGTTACACTTGTTTGCGTAGTTGATTTATCTCTGCTTTTATAAAAGCTAATTCCTGCGAAACAAGTATTGTTAGTGGATGCTTTTTTTAGAGCCCAAGGTGTACCTGAAGCTTTATAGTACAATGCAGTGAAAAAATTCCAAGCTATTGTAGCTTCGTCCTGCATTTCTTTGGAAGGCTTCACAATTCTGTCTCTTACAATTTGTATAGGAATATTGTATTCCATTGACTTGGCCTTAAGCAAGCGCCTAAAATTTATTTCAATTGAAAGAGAACTTTCTTCATCTTCCTCCTCATCTATTTCAACAGTTTTGGTTCCATAAACCATATTTGTGAACTTCTCATCTAAAACACATAGGATTACGTCAGGCTTTTTATTTTTTGCCAAAAATTTTATCTCAGTAAGAAATAAATCAACTCCTTTTATAATTAAATCATCAATATCTTCTGACGACTTTTTCACCTTTTCAAATACAGTGTATATTCCGATTCATGTTGACCACCTGTTCCAGTGATGCTGACCACTTTTTTCCGATGATGTTGACCACCCCCCTTCTGGGTATCAACTTTTGTCGAAGGGTAAAATTCCGGTGATATTGACCACTGTCAATCCGGCCATGTTGACCACCACTTTAAGTGGTCAGAATGGCCAGAATGACATTATTGACCACCTTTAATTTTTCAGTTATCGTTTCCTTTACGGTTGATTTAAAACCAACCGTAAAGCATGGCAGGAAAAACGATAACCATGAGTAATCTCAAACAGATAATTCGCCACCGTGACAACGGAATGGCACTGCAGACCATCTCCAAAACCTTGGGAATTGCCCGGAACACGGTCAAGAAGTACCTTCAGCTGATTGATTCCAAAGGTTTTTCTTACGGAGAGCTTTTGTCCATGAATGACGAAGAGCTTGATGCCCTACTTTCTGATCCGGACCATGTTTCAGGGGAGCGGTACCAGGAGCTTATATCTTTTTTTCCCTATATGGAACCGGAGCTTAAACGGACCGGTGTGAACCGTTGGGTCCTGTGGGGAGAATACAGACAAAAACATCCTGACGGATACAGTTACTCACAGTTCTGTGAAAGCTTCAGGCAGTGGCGTACCGGTCTATCTGCCAGTATGAGAATTGAACATGTTCCGGGAGATAAATTCTATATAGACTTTACGGGTGATAGGCTGTCCATAGTAGATCCTGTAACAGGTGAACTCACTGATCTGGAAGTGTATGTTGCCACACTCGGAGCCAGTCAATACAGCTATGTAGAAGCCATTCCCTCCCAAAGAAAAGAAGACTTCATAGCAGCCACTGAAAATGCTTTACATTACCTGGGCGGTGTTCCCAGGGCCCTGGTGCCCGACAACCTCAAAAGCGCGGTCACCAAAGCCGACAAGTATGAACCGGCCATCAACCCCGATTTCCTGGACTTTGCCAACCATTACGGCTGTGTGGTCTTTCCGGCAAGGAGCAGGAAGCCGCAGGACAAGGCCTTGGTGGAAAAGACCGTCAGCATTGTCTACAGCAGGATATACGCCCCGCTCAGAAACAAAGTTTACCATGACATCAATACACTGAATGCGGATATACGGCACTACCTCAATATCCATAACAATACCCCTTTCCAGAAAAGACCGGAAACAAGGAAGGAGCTTTTCGACAGGGAAGAAAAGGGAACCCTGGCCCCCCTGCCTGCCGAAAGATATGAACTCAAACAGTTCAAGTATGCCACCGTCACTAAAACCTCCCACATATCCCTGAACCCTGAAAACCATTATTATTCTATTCCCTACAGGTATATCGGCAAAAAAGTCAAGGTTGTGTACTCAGCCAGTTACGTTTCTGTTTTCTACGATGGGGAAAGGATCGCTTTTCATAAAAGAAGCCTTAAGGAGCGCGGATACACTACGGTCCAGGACCATATGCCTTCAGCCCACAGGTTTGTAAGTGACTGGAACCCTGAATTCTTCCTGAACTGGGCAAAAGGGATACATCCTGAAGTCCGGCATTATTTACAGGTTATCCTCGACAGTTACCCGTATCCGGAACAGGCCTATAAAAGCTGTCTGGGGATTTTGGGATATGATAAAAAGGCAGGCAGGGAAAGGCTCATAAACGCAGTAATACGTGCCAAACACTACAACACTTATAATTATTCGGTCATCACCAGAATACTCAACAGCGGGATGGATTCAATCCCTTTAGATACTGAAAACAAGTCCGATAAATCAGTTGACCACGAAAACATAAGGGGAGCGGAAAGCTTCAGGTAATTATCAAACATATAACCGATCACACAATTATGACACAGAGCATCGCATTGAACCAGATGTCCAAAATGAAGTTTCACGGAATGATGGAAGCATACAAAACCATTCTGGACAGCAACAAACATCATGATCTCAATCCCGAAGAGCTTATAAACCATCTCTTGCAGGCAGAATGGGAAGAAAGAGAGAACAGGAAAATCAACAGACTGTACAAAACGGCAAAGTTCAGGTACAGTGCCACTGTTGAAGAGCTTGAGTTCTCTCCAAACCGGGGGCTGGATAAAATGCAGGTCCTCAGACTTGCTGATATGTCCTTTATTAAACGAAAAGAAAACATACTGATCACAGGAGCAACAGGGGCCGGCAAAAGCTACATTGCTTCGGCCCTGGGAAACCAAGCCTGTATGCAAGGGGTCAGAACCCAATATTATAATACCACCAAGCTGTTCCCGAAACTCAAAATGCTGAAAGCTGACGGCTCATATATCAAAGAGATAGCGAGAATAGAAAAACAGGATTTATTGATCCTGGATGACTTCGGCATTCAGCAACTGGATGAAATGGCAAGAATGGCCCTGCTTGAAATCATAGAAGACCGCCATGGAAGGGCTTCAACAATAGTGGTATCACAACTTCCGGTTACAAAATGGTTCGAAACCATAGGTGACAGTACCATAGCCGACGCTATTCTCGACAGACTGGTGCACACCGCACACAGAATCGAGCTAAAAGGAGAATCAATGAGAAAAAAACAATAACTTTAACAGCCTCCAAACGGTAACTGAAAACCCTAATTGAAAGGGTGGTCAGGATGACCGGATTGGTGGTCAAGATCATCGGAATATACATACAGAATTGTTTATTTTACGAACGTAACTTTCGTCGTAGGAGATTTCGCTTTTAAAAGCAACTTTATTGCTAAAACCAGGGAAATTCATAAATAAATTAGGCTGGTTGCTTTTTTTAGCCTCAATATGACTTTGACAAGATTTTATCCAACTAATTAAACTTCCAATACTATCGCTATTCCCAACAAAACCTAAAACTATTTTGTCGGGTCTTACATTTTCAAAATCTGCAACACCATATTTGAA is from Echinicola marina and encodes:
- a CDS encoding argonaute/piwi family protein; translated protein: MEVSLLEEPLLQFNDGEHICPRTGMFKYGVADFENVRPDKIVLGFVGNSDSIGSLISWIKSCQSHIEAKKSNQPNLFMNFPGFSNKVAFKSEISYDESYVRKINNSVCIFR
- the istB gene encoding IS21-like element helper ATPase IstB, whose protein sequence is MTQSIALNQMSKMKFHGMMEAYKTILDSNKHHDLNPEELINHLLQAEWEERENRKINRLYKTAKFRYSATVEELEFSPNRGLDKMQVLRLADMSFIKRKENILITGATGAGKSYIASALGNQACMQGVRTQYYNTTKLFPKLKMLKADGSYIKEIARIEKQDLLILDDFGIQQLDEMARMALLEIIEDRHGRASTIVVSQLPVTKWFETIGDSTIADAILDRLVHTAHRIELKGESMRKKQ
- a CDS encoding argonaute/piwi family protein; the encoded protein is MKKSSEDIDDLIIKGVDLFLTEIKFLAKNKKPDVILCVLDEKFTNMVYGTKTVEIDEEEDEESSLSIEINFRRLLKAKSMEYNIPIQIVRDRIVKPSKEMQDEATIAWNFFTALYYKASGTPWALKKASTNNTCFAGISFYKSRDKSTTQTSVTQIFNEQGNGVILRGTPVKESKKDKQPHLTEKQAFDLLYSSLKEYYEAVKIYPQRLVIHKSSNYSEEEVQGFQRVADKMNINSLDLVTIMPTNLRLYREGGYPPFRGTMLSLDKQRHFLYTRGYVDFYETYPGKYIPSPIEIRLFSYDESPEQICNEILSLTKMNWNNTQFDRKFPITIDCSRNVGEILKYLDKDQKPQIKYSFYM
- the istA gene encoding IS21 family transposase — protein: MAGKTITMSNLKQIIRHRDNGMALQTISKTLGIARNTVKKYLQLIDSKGFSYGELLSMNDEELDALLSDPDHVSGERYQELISFFPYMEPELKRTGVNRWVLWGEYRQKHPDGYSYSQFCESFRQWRTGLSASMRIEHVPGDKFYIDFTGDRLSIVDPVTGELTDLEVYVATLGASQYSYVEAIPSQRKEDFIAATENALHYLGGVPRALVPDNLKSAVTKADKYEPAINPDFLDFANHYGCVVFPARSRKPQDKALVEKTVSIVYSRIYAPLRNKVYHDINTLNADIRHYLNIHNNTPFQKRPETRKELFDREEKGTLAPLPAERYELKQFKYATVTKTSHISLNPENHYYSIPYRYIGKKVKVVYSASYVSVFYDGERIAFHKRSLKERGYTTVQDHMPSAHRFVSDWNPEFFLNWAKGIHPEVRHYLQVILDSYPYPEQAYKSCLGILGYDKKAGRERLINAVIRAKHYNTYNYSVITRILNSGMDSIPLDTENKSDKSVDHENIRGAESFR